In the Anaerosporomusa subterranea genome, one interval contains:
- a CDS encoding amidohydrolase encodes MNFTISNELAAKMVERRRDIHKYAEAAWTEFRTASLVADTLERLGYSVQAGDEVIAEEAMMGVPSVAELECHMERALSQGANPKWVEKMRGGKTGVVGLMKFAKPGPTVALRFDMDANDANESTDAKHRPQREGFASVNKGAMHACAHDGHTSVGLAVAELLAGAKDQLAGTIKLIFQPAEEGVRGAKAMVVKGVVDDVDYIIGMHFGMQMNKLGQIACKTYGFLATTKIDATFTGIPAHAGAAPENGRNALLAAANASINLHAISRHSQGISRINVGVIQAGSGRNVIPANAVIKLETRGTTSVINEYMSGEAVRVIEAAAAMYGVSVSMQEMGGAAGCEANEELVTRLRKYAEQSNIFTELVDAANIGGSEDCTYFMERVQQRGGKAAYISIGTELSAGHHDFFFDFNEDVMAKAAEFVSGSAADLLTNP; translated from the coding sequence ATGAACTTTACCATTTCTAATGAACTTGCCGCCAAAATGGTTGAACGTCGTCGTGACATTCACAAATACGCTGAAGCAGCCTGGACTGAATTTCGCACCGCGTCGCTCGTAGCTGATACTCTTGAAAGATTAGGTTATTCAGTGCAAGCCGGCGATGAAGTTATTGCTGAAGAAGCTATGATGGGCGTTCCCTCGGTGGCAGAACTTGAGTGTCATATGGAACGGGCGCTTAGTCAGGGTGCGAATCCGAAATGGGTTGAAAAAATGCGCGGCGGAAAAACCGGCGTAGTTGGATTAATGAAATTTGCCAAACCTGGCCCGACCGTCGCCCTGCGTTTTGATATGGATGCGAATGATGCCAACGAAAGCACAGATGCTAAACATCGTCCGCAACGTGAAGGTTTTGCGTCAGTCAATAAAGGTGCTATGCATGCCTGTGCCCATGATGGTCATACTTCGGTTGGTTTGGCAGTTGCCGAACTTTTGGCCGGCGCTAAGGATCAACTGGCAGGTACGATTAAGCTTATATTCCAACCGGCGGAAGAAGGCGTTCGCGGTGCCAAAGCCATGGTTGTCAAGGGTGTAGTCGATGATGTGGACTACATTATCGGCATGCATTTTGGCATGCAGATGAATAAACTTGGACAGATTGCTTGCAAAACATACGGCTTCTTAGCCACAACCAAGATTGATGCGACCTTTACAGGAATACCAGCCCATGCTGGCGCCGCGCCGGAAAACGGTCGCAATGCGCTGCTAGCTGCTGCGAATGCTTCAATCAATCTGCACGCGATCTCTCGTCACAGTCAAGGTATTTCGCGTATCAATGTCGGCGTTATCCAGGCTGGCTCTGGCCGTAATGTCATTCCCGCTAACGCGGTTATCAAGCTGGAAACCCGTGGTACCACTAGCGTTATAAACGAATATATGAGTGGAGAAGCTGTGCGGGTTATCGAAGCTGCCGCTGCTATGTATGGAGTTAGTGTCTCAATGCAGGAAATGGGTGGAGCAGCAGGTTGTGAAGCTAATGAAGAACTGGTGACCCGCTTGCGTAAGTATGCTGAACAATCCAACATCTTTACCGAGTTGGTTGATGCAGCTAATATTGGCGGCAGTGAGGATTGCACATACTTCATGGAACGGGTGCAACAGCGTGGCGGTAAGGCTGCCTATATCTCGATTGGTACAGAACTCAGCGCCGGACACCATGACTTCTTCTTTGACTTTAATGAAGATGTTATGGCAAAAGCGGCCGAATTCGTCAGTGGTTCAGCCGCCGATTTGCTGACCAATCCATAA
- the dcuC gene encoding C4-dicarboxylate transporter DcuC has translation MIWLGGLIVLLTFVAIIKKYETRMVLFLSGLLMAILSGKPLEAITAFQAAMINGGLVPVICTVMGFAFVMRLTKCDSHLVHLLAGPLTKFRAILIPGAVLVTWTINIALPSAAAVGAILIPALMAAGVHPAMAASAVLAGTWGSVISPGNSHNPFVAKLANVDVMTVIATLSSTALITAVVVAIGLTITAFVRKENQGYTSEVTLSDKDEFKVNILKAVVPMVPLILLVLGSKQLHVIPEVTVPQAMIFGAILGFVVTWQNPQEITKQFFNGMGDAYGNVIGIIIAAAVFTKGMELIGLTGSLIAVMKNSQSIAKFAATFGPFVVAILSGSGDAAALAFNGAITPHAKQFGYGIIEMGSTAQMVGALGRSMSPVAGAAIVCAQLAKVSPIEMTKRNGPIMLLGAIVMMMGML, from the coding sequence ATGATTTGGCTTGGTGGATTAATCGTTCTACTGACATTTGTTGCAATCATTAAAAAGTATGAAACCCGAATGGTTCTGTTCCTGTCTGGTCTACTCATGGCTATCCTGTCCGGAAAACCGCTGGAGGCAATAACTGCTTTCCAGGCCGCAATGATTAATGGCGGTTTGGTACCGGTTATCTGTACTGTGATGGGCTTTGCCTTCGTCATGCGTCTTACTAAGTGCGACAGCCATCTGGTACACTTGCTGGCCGGTCCTCTTACTAAATTCCGCGCGATTCTCATTCCAGGCGCCGTTTTAGTTACGTGGACTATCAATATTGCTTTGCCTAGCGCCGCAGCAGTTGGTGCTATTCTAATTCCGGCGCTGATGGCGGCAGGCGTTCATCCGGCTATGGCTGCTAGTGCTGTACTGGCAGGTACCTGGGGCAGTGTCATTAGCCCTGGCAACTCCCATAATCCTTTCGTTGCGAAACTGGCTAACGTCGACGTCATGACAGTTATCGCGACTCTGTCCTCAACTGCTTTGATCACTGCTGTCGTGGTAGCGATTGGTCTAACCATCACCGCGTTTGTCCGCAAGGAGAACCAAGGCTATACAAGTGAAGTGACATTATCCGATAAGGATGAATTCAAGGTAAATATTCTTAAGGCAGTTGTGCCGATGGTACCGCTGATTTTGTTAGTATTGGGCAGTAAGCAGCTTCATGTCATTCCAGAGGTGACGGTGCCGCAGGCTATGATTTTCGGCGCGATTCTCGGCTTTGTTGTTACCTGGCAGAATCCGCAAGAAATCACCAAACAATTTTTTAACGGCATGGGTGATGCCTATGGGAATGTTATTGGTATCATCATTGCCGCTGCTGTCTTTACAAAAGGCATGGAACTGATTGGATTGACTGGTTCCCTAATTGCTGTTATGAAGAATTCCCAGTCTATCGCCAAATTTGCAGCTACTTTTGGTCCCTTCGTAGTCGCCATCTTATCTGGTTCTGGTGATGCCGCCGCACTTGCTTTTAATGGCGCGATTACACCACATGCTAAGCAATTCGGCTATGGCATTATTGAAATGGGTTCAACAGCCCAAATGGTTGGTGCACTGGGACGTTCCATGAGTCCGGTCGCTGGCGCTGCCATTGTCTGTGCGCAATTGGCAAAAGTTAGCCCGATTGAAATGACCAAACGGAATGGTCCAATTATGCTGCTTGGAGCCATTGTAATGATGATGGGCATGCTGTAA
- a CDS encoding peptide ABC transporter substrate-binding protein yields MRQKRIGVILACVVLLLLTGCSTDNKTKETPAKQPVAQKGGKIVYGSLYEPATLNPLSSDMVSAHEVASLIFSGLVYMNDKGEWQPDLASDVPTLQNGGVSSDGRIVTYRLRNNVQWHDGKPFSAEDVIFTWRLIMNPRNNVISRDGYDQIASIEAPDKTTLVVRFREYYPSFLNLFSRILPKHLLEGADFAKAPFNRAPIGTGPFQFVEWRMAEEINLKANPNYHLGKPVLDTISYKIIPDINILLTQIKAGSVDIIGNLDPSLVEQARAIDAFHVVMNPTMVWEHIDLNLDNARLQDARVRQAISLAIDRQAIIAEAYRSAATAAAADQWPVSWAARSDLTPLARNVEAAKELLNQAGWRQGVDGIFAKDGVRLSLSLITTSNNKQRETATRLLSQQLREAGVELTPRFIEIPALFTDVLPGRRFESALYAWYLGPDPDNSSLWHSRNIPGPSNAYKGKNYSGWRNAEVDRLLDQAARTVEADSRKQIYYRIQELYAQEVPAIPLYFHSNIGIVKKTVLNYRPNASPAGNLWNAWQWAHAAK; encoded by the coding sequence GTGCGTCAAAAAAGGATTGGAGTTATCCTGGCCTGCGTAGTACTGTTACTGCTGACAGGTTGCTCAACAGATAATAAGACTAAAGAAACTCCTGCCAAGCAGCCTGTTGCGCAGAAAGGCGGCAAGATCGTCTATGGCAGTTTGTATGAACCAGCAACGTTAAACCCTCTTTCTTCTGATATGGTCAGTGCACATGAGGTCGCCAGCCTAATCTTTAGCGGTCTGGTCTATATGAATGACAAAGGCGAGTGGCAGCCTGACCTAGCGTCAGATGTTCCAACTCTGCAAAACGGTGGCGTCAGCAGTGATGGCAGAATAGTTACCTACCGCCTCCGAAACAATGTACAGTGGCATGATGGCAAGCCTTTTTCAGCCGAAGACGTGATATTCACTTGGCGATTGATCATGAATCCAAGAAACAATGTCATCTCTAGAGATGGTTATGATCAGATCGCTTCGATTGAAGCACCGGATAAAACTACGCTAGTTGTTCGCTTTCGAGAATATTATCCGTCATTCCTCAACTTGTTTTCACGAATTTTACCAAAGCATCTGTTGGAAGGTGCTGATTTCGCCAAAGCGCCGTTCAATCGCGCGCCAATAGGGACAGGCCCATTTCAATTTGTTGAGTGGCGAATGGCGGAGGAAATCAATCTGAAGGCAAATCCGAATTATCACCTTGGCAAGCCGGTACTTGACACCATCTCGTATAAAATAATACCTGATATTAATATCCTGCTGACTCAGATCAAAGCTGGATCTGTTGATATCATTGGCAACTTAGATCCCAGTCTGGTTGAACAGGCACGGGCTATTGATGCTTTTCATGTGGTTATGAATCCGACGATGGTGTGGGAACATATCGATCTCAATTTAGACAACGCTCGACTTCAAGACGCAAGAGTACGTCAAGCAATCTCGTTGGCGATTGATCGTCAAGCAATCATCGCAGAGGCGTATCGTAGCGCCGCAACTGCCGCAGCGGCTGATCAATGGCCGGTTTCATGGGCGGCACGTAGTGACTTGACACCATTAGCGCGTAACGTCGAAGCAGCTAAGGAGCTTTTGAATCAGGCAGGGTGGCGGCAAGGCGTGGATGGTATTTTCGCTAAAGATGGAGTACGCCTCAGTCTGTCGCTAATCACAACGAGCAACAATAAACAGCGGGAGACAGCCACTCGACTGTTGTCACAGCAGCTACGCGAAGCCGGTGTGGAATTAACGCCGCGATTTATTGAAATACCGGCGTTATTTACCGATGTCTTGCCAGGACGCCGCTTTGAAAGTGCACTGTATGCCTGGTATTTGGGGCCAGATCCGGATAATAGTAGTCTCTGGCACTCGCGAAATATTCCCGGTCCCAGTAACGCTTATAAAGGCAAGAACTATTCAGGTTGGCGTAATGCCGAGGTTGATCGACTGTTAGATCAGGCCGCCCGTACCGTTGAGGCAGACAGTCGCAAGCAGATATATTACCGCATTCAGGAACTGTACGCTCAAGAAGTCCCGGCAATTCCTTTGTATTTTCATTCAAACATCGGCATTGTTAAGAAAACTGTACTAAATTACCGTCCAAATGCCTCGCCAGCGGGAAATTTATGGAATGCTTGGCAGTGGGCGCATGCAGCAAAGTAG
- a CDS encoding lytic transglycosylase domain-containing protein — protein sequence MRVFSRLTLLALVLLVGMLAGYFTYTSEWFQKKYIYPFPNRDIVYQYSMKNNLDPFLVAAIIRTESKFLPRARSPRGAFGLMQMMPETAQWVAKESKEIDFNLERLAEPEVSIRMGTWYLANLNREFKGNQVLVLAAYNGGQGNVKEWMQRYGWNASFADASQIPFKETREYVGKVLHSQKRYVELYGR from the coding sequence TTGCGTGTATTTTCGAGACTTACGCTCCTGGCGCTGGTTTTGCTTGTAGGCATGCTCGCCGGTTATTTTACTTACACTAGCGAATGGTTTCAAAAAAAGTATATCTATCCATTTCCGAATAGGGACATTGTGTATCAATATTCAATGAAAAACAACTTGGATCCATTTCTGGTCGCGGCCATTATACGCACAGAAAGTAAGTTTCTACCGCGCGCCCGCTCTCCCCGAGGGGCGTTTGGTTTGATGCAGATGATGCCTGAAACAGCCCAATGGGTGGCAAAAGAGTCTAAAGAAATAGACTTTAATTTGGAAAGGCTGGCCGAACCTGAGGTCAGTATCCGAATGGGAACCTGGTATCTCGCCAATTTAAACCGTGAGTTCAAGGGCAACCAAGTGCTTGTACTGGCCGCATATAACGGTGGTCAGGGAAATGTGAAAGAATGGATGCAACGCTACGGTTGGAATGCGTCATTCGCTGACGCCAGCCAGATACCTTTTAAGGAAACGCGTGAATATGTCGGAAAGGTTCTTCATAGTCAAAAGCGCTATGTGGAGCTGTACGGCCGTTAG
- the coaE gene encoding dephospho-CoA kinase (Dephospho-CoA kinase (CoaE) performs the final step in coenzyme A biosynthesis.): MYQIGLTGGIASGKSTVSRLLSELGALIVDADAIAHTVVTPGQPAWRQIIDYFGDQILFPDGNINRRKLGDIVFSDPEKRKSLEAITHPAIWSQVATEVKLAEAAGYQVIVLDVPLLLETDWNHMVNEVWVVYVDRQTQINRLMVRDSLTQQQAEMRIASQLSLEEKKQRADVVIDNSGSPESTRRQVERLWERLHCDA; encoded by the coding sequence ATGTATCAGATTGGATTGACTGGCGGCATTGCTAGTGGTAAAAGCACAGTCAGTCGACTGTTGTCTGAATTGGGCGCGCTCATTGTTGATGCTGATGCGATTGCACATACGGTTGTCACACCCGGTCAGCCCGCATGGCGACAAATTATTGATTATTTCGGTGATCAAATTTTGTTCCCAGATGGTAACATCAATCGCCGCAAATTGGGAGATATCGTATTTAGCGACCCTGAAAAGCGGAAAAGTCTAGAGGCGATTACTCATCCTGCGATTTGGAGCCAAGTCGCGACAGAAGTAAAACTGGCTGAAGCAGCCGGTTATCAAGTCATTGTGTTGGATGTACCATTGCTGCTGGAAACAGACTGGAACCACATGGTGAATGAAGTTTGGGTCGTCTATGTGGATCGTCAGACCCAGATTAACCGCTTAATGGTACGCGACAGCCTTACGCAGCAACAAGCGGAGATGCGCATTGCTTCACAACTGTCGCTTGAGGAAAAGAAGCAACGCGCTGACGTAGTTATTGACAATAGCGGCAGCCCCGAGTCAACGCGGCGTCAGGTGGAAAGATTATGGGAAAGATTGCATTGCGATGCTTAA
- the mutM gene encoding bifunctional DNA-formamidopyrimidine glycosylase/DNA-(apurinic or apyrimidinic site) lyase yields MPELPEVETVRRGLIGLAGRRIESIDIQLPRLIKWPTPSEFADLVTGKRILSIDRRGKYLLLQLEGDLALVIHLRMTGRLYLRHAAEPSDAYTRVLFFLDTGDRLVFADTRTLGTLYLMHLEELSHIHGLASMGPEPLSSEFTADYLARALNRRKAKVKSLLLNQEIIGGLGNIYVDESLSLAGIHPERTGESLNREEIERLFAAINHVIDDALSHHGTTIRDYLDSSGREGGHQHHLQVYGRKGEPCQICGSAIQRIEVGGRGTHFCPKCQQ; encoded by the coding sequence ATGCCTGAACTACCCGAAGTCGAAACCGTCCGGCGCGGATTAATTGGGCTAGCTGGACGTCGCATAGAATCAATTGATATCCAATTGCCACGTTTAATCAAATGGCCGACACCGTCGGAATTTGCTGACTTGGTGACAGGAAAACGTATCTTATCGATTGATCGACGAGGTAAATACCTGTTATTACAACTCGAAGGTGACCTCGCACTCGTCATCCACCTGCGCATGACAGGGCGATTGTATTTGCGGCATGCTGCAGAACCGTCAGACGCCTATACCCGGGTGCTATTTTTCCTGGATACAGGCGATCGGTTAGTGTTTGCCGATACTCGAACATTAGGAACATTGTATCTCATGCATCTAGAAGAATTAAGCCATATTCATGGGTTAGCATCAATGGGACCAGAGCCTCTCAGTTCGGAATTTACCGCCGATTATTTGGCTCGCGCCCTAAACCGGCGCAAGGCGAAGGTAAAATCGCTGTTATTGAACCAAGAGATCATCGGCGGCTTGGGTAATATTTATGTCGACGAAAGCTTGTCACTAGCTGGCATACATCCTGAACGAACAGGCGAGAGCCTAAACCGCGAAGAAATTGAGCGCTTGTTTGCCGCTATTAATCATGTCATTGATGATGCGTTGTCTCATCACGGGACGACTATTCGCGATTATTTAGATAGTAGTGGCAGAGAGGGTGGCCACCAACATCATTTGCAGGTCTATGGAAGAAAAGGTGAGCCTTGCCAAATCTGCGGCAGTGCCATTCAACGTATCGAAGTTGGCGGCCGGGGAACTCACTTTTGTCCTAAGTGTCAACAATAG